Proteins encoded within one genomic window of Suricata suricatta isolate VVHF042 chromosome 17, meerkat_22Aug2017_6uvM2_HiC, whole genome shotgun sequence:
- the LOC115282212 gene encoding angiotensin-converting enzyme-like protein Ace3, giving the protein METTYSMAQMCLNEGPCQPLEPGNMWAQSWVNILDLVLPFPKKPPEDVTKIMKSQRCKPLKMFEEAEKFFTHLGLLSTPPNFWKTSVMERPTDGRDVECHASAWDFYKARTSGANPAFEEAMGSMVTLSASSHKHLLNRGLLSHQHQDSEEEVNFLMGIALEIAFIPFAYLMDLFRWKVFDGTIQENVYNQEWRNLRLKYQGLCPPIPRTEDDFDPGAKFHISASVPYIWYFISLVLQFQFHEALCKASGHAGPLHQCDIYNSKIAGKLLEDVLKLGSSKPWPEVLQKITRQTEVSAKALMTYFKPLLNWLVTENVRQGEILGWPDFSCSFEEKYTDKVTFLSLELDADQVKSGQWVLLALSFVIFLVALLLACRLYSLEKRSLSQNTKTQNTSLQDSSALEAQPKAYFLGISMEPRLVAQRQWILLGPCLILMLCSISLIIRIFTQHNKKPPWRRAEWWSWD; this is encoded by the exons ATGGAGACGACATACAGCATGGCCCAGATGTGCTTGAATGAGGGACCCTGCCAACCCCTGGAGCCTG GCAACATGTGGGCTCAGTCTTGGGTCAACATCCTAGACCTGGTCCTGCCCTTCCCAAAGAAGCCCCCTGAGGATGTCACAAAGATCATGAAAAGCCAG CGCTGCAAGCCCTTGAAAATGTTTGAAGAGGCTGAAAAATTCTTCACCCACCTGGGGCTGCTCTCCACCCCTCCCAACTTCTGGAAAACTTCAGTGATGGAAAGGCCAACGGATGGGCGTGATGTGGAGTGCCACGCCTCTGCCTGGGATTTCTACAAGGCAAGGACTTCAG GTGCCAACCCAGCCTTTGAAGAGGCCATGGGGTCGATGGTTACCCTTTCGGCCTCCTCCCACAAACACCTGCTCAATAGAGGCCTGCTCAGCCACCAGCACCAGGACTCAG AGGAGGAGGTCAATTTCCTGATGGGCATCGCCCTGGAGATTGCCTTCATCCCTTTCGCCTACCTGATGGACCTGTTTCGCTGGAAAGTCTTTGATGGCACCATCCAGGAGAACGTCTACAACCAGGAGTGGAGGAACCTCAG GTTGAAGTACCAGGGCCTGTGCCCCCCTATCCCTCGGACAGAGGATGACTTTGATCCTGGCGCCAAGTTCCACATTTCTGCTAGCGTGCCCTACATATG GTACTTCATCAGCCTAGTGCTCCAGTTCCAGTTCCATGAGGCTCTGTGCAAGGCCTCGGGCCATGCAGGACCGCTGCACCAGTGTGACATCTATAACTCCAAGATAGCTGGGAAGCTCCTGGA GGATGTTCTAAAGCTGGGATCAAGCAAGCCTTGGCCAGAAGTCCTGCAGAAAATAACCAGGCAGACCGAAGTGTCTGCAAAGGCCCTCATGACTTACTTTAAGCCACTCTTGAACTGGCTGGTCACTGAGAATGTGCGGCAGGGGGAGATCCTGGGCTGGCCAGACTTCAGCTGTTCCTTTGAAG aaaaatacacagacaaggtgACATTTCTGAGTCTGGAGCTGGATGCTGACCAGGTCAAATCTGGGCAGTGGGTGCTGCTGGCCCTCAGCTTTGTCATATTCCTGGTGGCCCTACTGCTGGCCTGCAGGTTGTACTCTCTGGAAAAAAGGTCACTGTCCCAGAACACCAAGACACAGAACACCAGTTTGCAGGACTCCAGTGCACTCGAGGCACAGCCCAAGGCCTACTTCCTGGGCATATCCATGGAGCCCCGCCTAGTAGCCCAAAGACAGTGGATCCTGCTGGGCCCCTGCCTCATCCTGATGCTGTGCTCAATCAGCCTGATCATTCGAATTTTCACACAGCACAACAAGAAGCCTCCGTGGAGGAGAGCTGAATGGTGGAGCTGGGACTAG